In Vicia villosa cultivar HV-30 ecotype Madison, WI linkage group LG7, Vvil1.0, whole genome shotgun sequence, the DNA window atttctttctgtatcctttCCATGAAGGTGGCAATTTTGCTATGATTGCACCGACTTGGAAAGCTTCAAGGACATCAATTTTCACGGCTTTTATTTTGATCACGAGAACCTGTAACTCGTGTACTTGTGCAAGAATAGGCTTGGAATCCAACATTTTAAAATCAAAGTATTTAGATATTAAGAACTTTTTcgtaccttcttcttcggcctTAAATTTGAATTCAAGCGCTTTCCAGATTTCCTTTGCAGATGCAGTATTAGTGTAGAGATCATAGAGACGATCGGATAATGTGTTCAGAATATGTCCACGGCATAAAAATTCATCTTCCTTACGTTTCTTTCTCTCCTTTTTGATTTCATCGTTGTCATTCGCAGTTGGTTCTGGAATTTCCTCCAAATCAGGATCCAAGACATATTGAATTTTTAGAGTAGTCAGGAGAAAAGTCATTTTGTCTTGACAACGGGTAAAGTTTGTTCCATCAAAACGATCTAGTTTCACAAGGTCCTGGTTCATGAGTTTGATGCTTGAAACAGATGAGTCGGTGGCCATGGTTTGATATActttaagattgttagaaaatatATGTTTCAATCGAAAAGACCGAGGCTGGAATCGTGAAtgaaatcactttccttaaagtatTTCAATCACTCCCGAATGTCTTAGAGTTTcgatgcaggaatacccaggataattcagccttatcgagtttgcgcaagaccggcaaAAACTCGAATGCAGCGAAGAATGATCAGGAATTGTTTAGAGGATTTTCGGATTTTGTGATGTGATTTCTGAATGCGGAATCATCCTTTTATAGGTcatgaaaatattattttcaaaggttgcgacccttaatgaaacaatatattttcaaaagataTGACTGTTGCACTTACACTGGTTCATGTACCATTTACATGGTTTCACTTCTGCATGATTTCGTGAATAGTTGCCAACTTtccgattcaaaattcaaatcacggaCACTGAGCAAAATGTAACAACCGTCCGAAGGCCGGCCGAagccgcctcattaacgccgcgaatagcccgatcgctctgatgcgacgtgcctaagtgctcaagtgccgtctacaagccgccactagtgcctctacgcccacgcccccGGACCCGGACCTGGAGTTGGAGTCGGAGCGGAGACACCggcgagtggttgtaggattgggacaagtggcataatgcttgggaccaccacatttgtcaatgtggcactttatcctcttttgtccttttgttgagttaatggtattaactctttataaagactttgaaagtgagTGAATCTTCAAATGTGGgactttattacatgcatttattagcatttactcactttcaccattttgtcattttagaacataACTTGTAATTAATTACAACAATGGCTTACATGTTGTAGGAGTTTATTAAGTTGTTAAAACGGGATATTCCAATTTTGTTCAAAACTGATAGCAATGAAAGTGTGAATTCTTGATATCTTATCATATTTAACGATCAAAACATATATATCAAATAATATTATACATATAATTTCACCGACCTCTAAGCAAGGCTAAGAACAACAGTTACTACTATATTatctatatataattaaaaactaaTATGATCTAAGAGCTACTGCATATCATGATACAAGAATGATAGTAGTGATAAAGATAAGAGAGAAAGTGATGAGAATAAAGGTGAAATCTCTCGTGTTATTGATGGTATTGTGTGTGTTTATATACAAAGAGAAGATAGAAGCTTGGTGTACAAGTAAGTAACTAACTCATAACAAACTttataactaactaactaactcagTGTTCATTTATCATCTATTAGGCCCTCACAAGTTGGAATTTGGTAAATGTTCAGCAAATTCAACTTGGACTTGAGTAGGTGCAAGGGTTTAGGGAACAGAGACTTGGTGAAGAAGTCAGCTAGTTAATTATGAGAGGTGACCGAAAGTAGTTTCATCACACCAGCAACATATTTTTCTCGTACAATGTGACAGTCAATGTCAAGGTGTTTGGTTCTTTCGTGGAATACTGGATTGGCGGTGATATGTAGAGCGCTTTGGCTATCACAAAACAATGCGGGAACTTGCGTGCAAGTGATAGACATATCTCTAAGCAAGTAAAGTATCCATTGAAGTTCACAAGTTACTGCTGCTAGGGCTCGATACTCTGCTTCAGAGGATGAACGAGAGACAGTTGTTTGCTTCAGAGAAACCCGTGACATGGAGGTAACCTTCAACAGAAACAACGATCTGCGGGAGCATACATTGCCATCAATATTCAAATGGAGATAATAGGTTTCCGTTATTGGGTGAGAATATGAAGTAAAGAAATGGTCtaaagggggtgaatagatcctaaataaaaaatttaaccgATTTTCCAAAAATAGCATTTCAGATATTTTTCAAAAACATGTGCGGAAGTCTTAAAGCGAAAACAGAGATCTTATACTTTTATTGGATTTCAACCACGTCGACAAATACACAATTTACAAAACTCACAGATTGTTCAACAatgattaattgaataattatatattacatgatatgtgTCCTATACAATATTTTTATTATGATCGGACTTTAACAGCACTAGTTTTCCATAATTTATGCACCAATAAAACTCAATTAGGTACCAAATCTAACAATACCTATCCTTACGTAATAAATCACTACCAACTGAATAAACGATAAACTATGCTAAGAATTGATAACATATGCATTCAATATCCTACAAAATTAAATgcaagagtgtgtgtgtgtgtgtgtgtgtgtgagagagagagagagagagagagagagagagagagagagagagagtacatCGGGATATATAGTGCTTTGATGTTCGTAATCACTTTGCCAACTCCACTCTTCAATAATTTCACATTGGAACATGTtttgtttcttttaattttgacAGATATTGCAAGAGTTCATATAACAATGTTGAGAAAAATAAATCTCATATATGGAACTTGACTTGTATGCAACTTAATGTCAAACTCTTCTATGGAATCTTTACTCGATTCATACTTCTTGAATCTTCCAGCTTCACTAATTTTCTCATAGTTTTCGTGTGTGGCAATCACCCcttgatcccactcatttcttgaGTGATAATCTGTCTGAAGATTTGAGATGAACCCCACCTTATATGTAGCCTTCCACGCAGTCACTACCAAGGTCAGCTAGAGAGAAGAACCTCCTTCTTTTCATTGGAATTTGTCACAATTAATGACAACCACCTCAGTCTTACAAGCTTCTTAAAAATATTTACCAAACCTTCAAGAACGATTAGTTTTAAGATAATGTCTCCCTCAATAATTACAAATTTCCATGATCAAGATCTGAAATCAAACTAGAGGTTGGAGATGAAAGAATTTATGTTTGCAAGAGtttttgagtttttaaaaaatgAGAGGGTGTTGATTTCACCAAATCACAATGTAGATTATGAAATTTATCTTCTTAAAATTTGATGACATAATTAATTTCTATGTACTTGAGATTAATCACAAAAATAAATGGAAAAATTTAGTTAGATTCGAGTCAAGAACATTTCATAAtttgagtcaaatgagcaagtgaAATGAAACAAGATCTCATAAAGAAGAGCTATAAATTTTTCCATGATTCGATTAAGTTGTAACCTTGATTCAAGTCATGAAAGTTCATGATTTGAGTCAGTGCAACTTGTGATTCGAGTCAAACTTAACAGGGCCAATTAGGAAAAATGTGGAAAGCATTGTGATTCGAGTTAGTTGAAAGTGTGACTCGAATCAAACATAGCAGTGGCTAACATGAGATTGCATGATTCGGGTTAGTGCAACTTGTGATTTGAGTCACAGTGTTGCATGATTTGAATCAGTGTAAATTATGATTCGAATCACAGAAACAAAAAACTTCTTATTCTCctatatttaatttgattcgaGTTATGGATTGTGAGTGACTCGAATCACACACAataaatctcaattttttaaaaattttcaaaatagtttGAGATTTCATTTTGCACATAACTTGAACTAACATCAAATATGATTCTTGTTCTAAAAACTCATGCAAATGACTTAAAGTTAAAACATCATGACCAAACTCAAATACAAACAATTGAATTATGCATGCTAAAAGGAATGAATCGATTCAAAACTTAATTCAGAGATGTGCAATCTTGAAGGAGACTCAATAGATAATAATAAACCAAATGAAAGCGATAAGAGAAGCAACAAAATTGTATTGGGGTTATCCTCCTGAATGTATTAGGGACATGCAACTTCAGACTCCCTTTTTTTATGCTTGGCAAGGTTTCACTTGGAATTGAGTTGACTTTGAGCCAAAAGCAAAAGACTTGTGCTCCCTCTAAAACATCGCACAAAAACAACACAAcataaaacacataaaacaattcTAGACTCATATTATAActtctcccccccccccccccttgacaacatcaaaaagagatagatCAAAATGAGTTTAAAACCCATATAACCAACCACATAACAGATAATTCCAGGTGAACACATGAGCTAAAAAGCTAAGAAGAATATAAAATAACAAAGATCAGATACAGAACA includes these proteins:
- the LOC131616984 gene encoding uncharacterized protein LOC131616984, whose protein sequence is MATDSSVSSIKLMNQDLVKLDRFDGTNFTRCQDKMTFLLTTLKIQYVLDPDLEEIPEPTANDNDEIKKERKKRKEDEFLCRGHILNTLSDRLYDLYTNTASAKEIWKALEFKFKAEEEGTKKFLISKYFDFKMLDSKPILAQVHELQVLVIKIKAVKIDVLEAFQVGAIIAKLPPSWKGYRKKLLHSSEDFSLEKLQKHLQIEEETKDREKTESAGFAKANTVAAKGKKKYDGTKNHFGPKKEYNRFKNSGGQKGTKNGC